One Defluviimonas sp. SAOS-178_SWC DNA window includes the following coding sequences:
- a CDS encoding SDR family oxidoreductase: protein MDLGLKGKRALVTAASRGLGRAAAVSLAREGAVVAVAGRASEVRDSVVAQIAQAGGQAVAVDLDFSNPGTIAGGVEEAARMLGGLDIVVANTPGPASGPFMGITAAAWRDAFEMTVHALADLSRVVIPHLQAAGGGRLIFVTTVGVKMVQPDMVLSDATRLAVTGLAKSLSVEHAGDNILVNSLCPGPIATDRYLQLIDATQKRQGLDRDGAEAIWLDEVPLRRAGSPEQFGDLVAVLASDAASYVTGAALAVDGGKSRAY, encoded by the coding sequence TCTCGCTGGCGCGCGAGGGGGCCGTGGTGGCCGTGGCCGGGCGCGCGTCAGAGGTACGCGATAGTGTGGTCGCACAGATCGCCCAAGCAGGCGGACAGGCCGTGGCCGTGGATCTGGATTTCTCCAACCCCGGGACCATCGCGGGCGGTGTCGAAGAGGCCGCGCGAATGCTGGGCGGGCTGGACATCGTGGTCGCCAACACCCCCGGGCCCGCATCGGGACCGTTCATGGGTATTACGGCGGCCGCGTGGCGCGACGCCTTCGAGATGACGGTGCACGCGCTTGCCGATCTGTCGCGCGTGGTCATTCCGCATCTTCAGGCGGCAGGGGGCGGTCGACTGATCTTCGTCACCACCGTGGGCGTGAAGATGGTTCAGCCAGACATGGTGCTGTCGGATGCGACGCGGCTGGCGGTGACCGGCCTGGCGAAATCGCTGTCAGTCGAACATGCCGGCGACAACATTCTGGTCAACAGCTTGTGCCCCGGCCCCATCGCGACGGACCGCTACCTGCAACTGATCGATGCAACGCAGAAGCGGCAGGGCTTGGACCGCGACGGAGCCGAGGCGATCTGGCTGGACGAGGTGCCGCTGCGGCGTGCTGGCAGCCCCGAGCAATTCGGCGACCTGGTGGCCGTGCTGGCCTCGGACGCCGCCTCTTACGTAACGGGCGCCGCGTTGGCGGTCGATGGCGGGAAATCACGCGCCTACTGA
- a CDS encoding thiamine pyrophosphate-binding protein — protein MTQDYEGGDLVVESLRALGVKQIFSVSGGPLNSVYRAAARYQLPLIHSRHESAAGFMADATARISRIPGVALVTLGPGVTNMTTPALVAKMAGTPLLIIGAQAPLSVVDRGVAMAADHLSIMQPVVKWAARVPTTQQIPEYLEMAWRHMWSGTPGPVFLEIPTDLLSAPAQPAEPARFTRSRAGMTVEARDGLSELVRKARRPLFILGDELHWDAPNALTSTVERIGAPFVTMRLARGIVDERHALCAGPGYLPLNESLQTTLDEADLIMMIGHHFEFDIGFGCTVGPQAKVVQFSSDAAMLHRNRNADLAAVAGASAVIEALAGAECPGLDRDWVALRTDAWRDERKAQADDNDSSGSLHPVAAIDAVVEGAPLDAVFVTSHGNIDFWADGRIRVMASDLYLRAGQGGALGAEVCFGIGARFANPGRPAIVFVGDGGVGYHVTEIDTAARYDRPVIIVVLDDQKWSAIALPQKMRYGDEFEMELPRRDWPAVAKVLGGTGYFAATVEEIRTAISDAIASGKPAIVHIPVKSALSPYMAAVSK, from the coding sequence ATGACACAGGACTACGAAGGCGGCGATCTGGTCGTCGAATCCCTGCGGGCGCTCGGCGTGAAACAGATATTCTCGGTGTCGGGCGGGCCGCTCAATTCGGTCTACCGGGCGGCGGCGCGCTATCAGTTGCCCCTGATCCACTCGCGCCACGAATCCGCCGCCGGCTTCATGGCCGATGCCACCGCGCGCATATCGCGAATCCCGGGGGTCGCGCTAGTGACGCTGGGGCCGGGTGTGACCAACATGACGACGCCGGCACTGGTGGCCAAGATGGCCGGAACGCCGTTGCTGATAATCGGGGCGCAGGCGCCGTTGTCGGTCGTGGATCGCGGCGTGGCCATGGCGGCCGATCATCTGTCGATCATGCAGCCGGTGGTGAAATGGGCGGCCCGCGTTCCGACCACCCAGCAGATCCCCGAATATCTGGAAATGGCCTGGCGCCACATGTGGTCGGGCACCCCGGGCCCGGTCTTTCTGGAGATCCCGACGGATTTGCTGTCGGCACCCGCACAGCCCGCCGAGCCGGCCCGGTTCACACGCAGCCGCGCCGGCATGACCGTCGAGGCCCGCGACGGCCTCTCCGAATTGGTCCGCAAGGCGAGACGTCCGCTGTTTATTCTGGGCGACGAGTTGCACTGGGACGCCCCCAACGCTTTGACCTCCACAGTCGAACGGATCGGCGCGCCCTTCGTCACCATGCGGCTGGCCAGAGGCATCGTCGACGAACGCCACGCCTTGTGCGCCGGACCGGGCTATCTGCCGCTGAACGAAAGCCTCCAGACCACTCTGGACGAGGCGGATCTGATCATGATGATTGGTCATCATTTTGAATTCGACATCGGCTTCGGCTGCACGGTCGGACCGCAGGCAAAGGTGGTGCAGTTTTCCAGCGACGCGGCGATGCTGCACCGAAACCGCAATGCCGATCTGGCGGCCGTGGCCGGCGCTTCCGCGGTTATCGAGGCGCTGGCTGGGGCCGAGTGTCCGGGACTGGACCGCGACTGGGTCGCTCTCCGGACCGATGCCTGGCGGGATGAACGCAAAGCCCAGGCTGACGACAATGATTCGTCAGGCTCGCTACATCCCGTCGCCGCGATCGACGCCGTGGTCGAGGGTGCGCCCCTGGATGCGGTCTTCGTCACCTCGCATGGCAACATAGATTTCTGGGCCGACGGGCGGATCCGGGTGATGGCCAGCGACCTATACCTGCGCGCCGGTCAGGGTGGCGCACTCGGGGCCGAGGTCTGCTTCGGCATCGGCGCGCGCTTTGCCAACCCCGGACGCCCGGCCATCGTTTTCGTCGGCGACGGCGGTGTCGGATATCATGTCACCGAGATCGATACGGCGGCACGCTATGATCGCCCGGTCATCATCGTCGTGCTCGACGATCAAAAATGGAGTGCGATCGCTCTGCCACAGAAGATGCGCTATGGCGACGAGTTCGAGATGGAGCTGCCCAGACGGGACTGGCCCGCCGTCGCCAAGGTTCTTGGCGGCACGGGATATTTTGCCGCAACCGTCGAGGAAATCCGTACAGCCATTTCCGATGCCATCGCCTCGGGCAAGCCTGCGATCGTGCATATCCCGGTGAAATCCGCTCTGAGCCCGTACATGGCTGCGGTTTCTAAATAG
- a CDS encoding cupin domain-containing protein, with protein MTEPAGHFGGLKSTDIVPFAGRNYAVQMAIVPPGGGGHSHHHETLDQIFYIVGGQLTFTVGDETFELKTGQSVLLEPMDPHGTLNEGASDTTVLVVTIEQDERKGGGK; from the coding sequence ATGACGGAACCTGCCGGCCATTTCGGCGGGCTGAAGTCGACCGATATCGTGCCGTTTGCCGGTCGCAACTATGCCGTTCAAATGGCGATCGTACCGCCCGGCGGCGGAGGCCACTCCCATCATCATGAAACTCTGGACCAGATTTTCTATATCGTGGGCGGTCAGCTGACCTTCACAGTCGGCGACGAGACGTTCGAATTGAAGACCGGTCAGAGCGTGCTTCTGGAGCCGATGGATCCGCATGGCACGTTGAACGAGGGTGCGTCCGACACGACGGTTTTGGTCGTGACCATCGAACAGGACGAGCGGAAGGGCGGCGGAAAATGA
- a CDS encoding CoxG family protein, with product MKIEKKFQVRASPDQVWPLLSDVSAVAECIPGFELKEEVSPGVYDGQFKLRVGPMSATLAGQGMLNLDEQKRIGLVEGKGVDRRGGSRATGKLQYAIAPVSGGTQVSIDADVQLSGPLAQVGRTGIVQDIADQLTAQFAANLEERLNSGAGSTGDASPVGDAATDSDAAPVATDGPTAKSQGARAPATDGRRAPADEFNAGSAFWSALLRRIAAFFGRRK from the coding sequence ATGAAGATCGAGAAAAAATTTCAGGTTAGGGCGTCACCTGATCAGGTCTGGCCGCTATTGTCGGATGTCTCGGCTGTGGCCGAGTGCATCCCGGGATTCGAACTCAAGGAGGAGGTCTCGCCCGGGGTCTATGACGGCCAGTTCAAGCTGCGTGTCGGCCCGATGTCGGCGACGCTGGCCGGACAGGGCATGCTGAACCTGGACGAGCAGAAGCGCATTGGCCTGGTCGAGGGCAAGGGCGTGGACCGCCGCGGCGGCTCGCGGGCGACGGGCAAGCTGCAATATGCAATCGCGCCCGTCTCGGGGGGAACCCAGGTTTCGATCGATGCCGATGTGCAGTTGAGCGGCCCGCTGGCGCAGGTGGGCCGGACCGGCATCGTTCAGGATATCGCCGATCAGCTGACGGCGCAGTTCGCCGCGAACCTGGAAGAGCGTCTCAACAGCGGCGCGGGCTCCACGGGCGATGCATCCCCAGTCGGCGATGCGGCCACGGACAGCGATGCAGCACCGGTAGCCACGGACGGGCCGACGGCGAAATCGCAAGGGGCCCGCGCCCCGGCGACAGACGGGCGGCGTGCTCCAGCGGATGAATTCAACGCCGGATCCGCCTTCTGGTCTGCCCTCTTGCGCAGGATCGCGGCGTTCTTCGGGCGCAGGAAATAG
- a CDS encoding SDR family NAD(P)-dependent oxidoreductase: MTRRLQGKRVIFTGGVTNIGREVVELFQAEGARMVVADIDRDAGRALAEALGDGVNFVHVDVTDEDSVRRMIEAGVETLGGLDVLCQNAGAQRSGKVTEFAAEDWDMLFRVNARAHFFGAKYAVPHLRKAGKGAIVNTSSLAGQRGGGGMTAYSATKGAVIAFSTALAIELAPDNIRVNTICPGWVDTPFNKPAIDFMGGRGNQDDIVARTVPLGRQAHPSEMAPLFVYLASDESSYMTAQAITIDGGVYN, translated from the coding sequence ATGACCAGACGTTTGCAGGGAAAGCGCGTCATCTTCACCGGTGGCGTCACCAATATCGGGCGCGAAGTGGTCGAGCTGTTCCAAGCCGAGGGGGCACGCATGGTCGTGGCGGATATTGACCGGGACGCCGGCAGGGCACTGGCGGAGGCTCTGGGCGACGGCGTCAATTTCGTGCATGTCGACGTGACCGACGAGGACAGCGTCCGCCGGATGATCGAGGCGGGCGTCGAAACCCTGGGCGGGCTCGACGTCCTGTGTCAGAATGCCGGGGCGCAGCGTTCGGGCAAGGTCACGGAATTCGCGGCCGAGGACTGGGACATGCTGTTCCGGGTCAACGCGCGGGCGCATTTCTTCGGCGCGAAATACGCGGTACCGCATTTGCGCAAGGCGGGCAAGGGCGCCATCGTCAACACCTCGTCCCTGGCGGGACAGCGCGGCGGTGGCGGGATGACCGCCTATTCGGCCACCAAGGGGGCGGTTATCGCATTTTCCACCGCCCTGGCGATAGAATTGGCCCCGGACAATATCCGGGTCAACACGATTTGTCCCGGATGGGTGGACACGCCCTTCAACAAACCCGCGATCGACTTCATGGGTGGACGCGGCAATCAGGACGACATCGTCGCACGCACGGTGCCGCTGGGACGGCAGGCACATCCATCGGAAATGGCGCCGCTCTTCGTTTACCTGGCGTCGGACGAATCCTCTTACATGACGGCACAGGCGATCACCATCGACGGCGGCGTCTACAACTGA
- a CDS encoding GlcG/HbpS family heme-binding protein, with translation MPELQLQPTLDAIAVGLKVARAMDVRCSIAVLDSGRNLLAFARGNEASLGTIELARNKAYTAASFRMKTSVLAGVSQPGQPLYGLDVSGDGALVIFGGGVPIMLQDRSIGAVGVSGGTVEQDEQIADAVAAEFSR, from the coding sequence ATGCCGGAACTTCAGCTTCAGCCCACACTTGACGCTATTGCTGTCGGCCTGAAGGTCGCCCGTGCCATGGACGTGCGGTGCAGTATCGCCGTCCTCGATTCTGGTCGCAACCTGCTGGCCTTCGCGCGTGGTAACGAGGCCAGCCTGGGCACGATCGAACTGGCGAGGAACAAGGCGTATACAGCGGCGTCTTTCCGTATGAAGACCAGTGTATTGGCGGGCGTCAGCCAGCCGGGCCAGCCGCTTTATGGTCTCGACGTGTCGGGCGACGGGGCGCTTGTAATTTTCGGTGGGGGCGTTCCCATCATGTTGCAGGATCGGTCGATCGGCGCCGTCGGCGTATCGGGCGGCACAGTCGAGCAGGACGAGCAAATCGCCGATGCGGTGGCGGCAGAATTTTCGCGATGA
- a CDS encoding IS6 family transposase gives MKKCDPFKYFKTSEEIIRLAVMLYVRFPLSLRNVEDLLHERGIDVSHEAVRFWWHRFGPMFASEIRKRRIEGMRSSHWRWHLDEMFVKINGEQHYLWRAVDHEGEVLESFVTKTRDKKAALKFLRKTMKRHGRADIFVTDKLRSYGAALRDLGAVDRQETGRWENNRAENSHLAFRRRERAMLRFRQMRSLQKFATVHASVYNLFNTERSLASRHLFKRNRAAALAEWRGLCVA, from the coding sequence ATGAAGAAATGTGACCCGTTCAAGTACTTCAAGACGAGCGAGGAGATCATCCGCCTGGCGGTGATGCTGTACGTTCGTTTCCCGCTTTCGCTTCGGAACGTCGAGGATCTGCTACACGAGCGCGGCATCGACGTCAGCCATGAGGCGGTCCGGTTCTGGTGGCATCGGTTCGGTCCGATGTTTGCATCCGAGATCCGGAAACGGCGGATCGAGGGCATGCGGTCCAGCCATTGGCGTTGGCATCTGGATGAGATGTTCGTGAAGATCAATGGTGAGCAACACTACCTGTGGCGTGCCGTCGATCACGAAGGCGAGGTTCTTGAAAGCTTCGTCACAAAGACGCGGGACAAGAAGGCCGCCCTGAAATTCCTCAGGAAAACAATGAAGAGGCATGGACGGGCCGATATCTTCGTGACGGACAAGCTTCGGTCCTATGGCGCCGCACTGAGGGATCTCGGTGCGGTCGATCGCCAGGAAACGGGCCGGTGGGAGAACAACCGGGCGGAGAACTCCCACCTGGCATTCCGACGACGCGAACGGGCGATGCTCCGCTTCCGCCAGATGCGAAGTCTGCAGAAGTTCGCCACCGTCCACGCCTCAGTCTATAACCTCTTCAACACGGAACGCAGCCTCGCCAGTCGACACCTCTTCAAGCGGAACCGCGCCGCCGCTCTCGCTGAGTGGCGCGGCCTTTGCGTGGCATAA
- a CDS encoding DUF5681 domain-containing protein, which yields MWERVRIRLAAPDVVIDKTLTVTRNGVPREITMEEALQHRTYQDAIAGKRLAIREVLKWIEKREAWLAKQTTKTAPGVVMRGISHDPDNANGALQILGIARRDMTHAESDPDRVRLKLEPWAVQAALSRRRGASPLSENDVAEIRRCTRDPDQLRWPRRARG from the coding sequence TTGTGGGAACGGGTTCGCATTCGTCTGGCAGCACCCGACGTGGTGATCGACAAGACCCTGACGGTGACGCGCAACGGGGTGCCGCGCGAGATCACGATGGAGGAGGCGTTGCAGCACCGCACCTACCAGGATGCGATTGCCGGAAAACGCCTTGCGATCCGCGAGGTCCTGAAATGGATCGAGAAGCGGGAGGCCTGGCTTGCGAAGCAGACGACGAAGACCGCACCCGGCGTGGTGATGCGCGGGATCTCGCATGATCCGGACAATGCCAACGGCGCGCTGCAGATCCTCGGCATCGCGCGCCGGGACATGACCCATGCCGAGAGCGACCCCGACCGGGTCCGGCTCAAGCTCGAGCCCTGGGCGGTGCAGGCAGCCCTCAGCCGGCGCCGCGGTGCGTCGCCACTCTCCGAGAACGACGTCGCCGAGATCCGGCGCTGCACCCGGGATCCTGACCAGCTGCGCTGGCCACGGAGGGCACGCGGATGA
- a CDS encoding DUF5681 domain-containing protein, which yields MSTPSDMAGDGPEDDAGPGYRHPPRSTRFKKGQSGNPRGRPRGRHREAPYDAVLGQEVTIRDGGVARRVTAAEAFLLHLAKRGLEGDGAAARAAMAAIAQASAAQAVSAAWPREIILCCVAPGSVTSALEPLRMGRKRDPYRPTARMLLEPWIVAAALARLGDRHLSRAEQETVFRATRTPHKVRWPDWWEVRE from the coding sequence ATGAGTACTCCTTCAGACATGGCGGGGGACGGCCCCGAAGACGATGCCGGCCCTGGCTACCGGCATCCGCCGCGATCGACACGGTTCAAGAAGGGCCAGAGCGGCAATCCCCGGGGCCGCCCGCGGGGGCGGCATCGCGAGGCGCCGTATGATGCGGTACTCGGGCAGGAGGTGACGATCCGTGACGGTGGCGTCGCGCGCCGGGTGACGGCGGCGGAGGCGTTCCTCCTGCACCTTGCCAAGCGCGGACTTGAAGGTGACGGCGCGGCGGCCCGGGCCGCCATGGCCGCGATCGCGCAGGCCAGTGCCGCCCAGGCGGTGTCCGCGGCCTGGCCGCGCGAAATCATCCTGTGTTGTGTGGCGCCTGGAAGCGTGACCTCGGCGCTCGAACCGCTCAGGATGGGCAGGAAACGCGATCCCTATCGCCCGACTGCACGAATGCTGCTTGAGCCCTGGATCGTGGCGGCCGCCCTGGCCCGGCTCGGGGACCGGCACCTGAGCCGCGCAGAACAGGAAACCGTCTTCCGTGCCACGCGAACCCCGCACAAGGTCCGCTGGCCCGACTGGTGGGAGGTCAGAGAGTAG
- a CDS encoding calcium-binding protein yields MATITSYYGFDIYSIDLNWFSRNFWDYYFGNDTYYNFNGITYQDVYAVNGWDGVDDLVLGFFGSGFVVNSSGAVMGGTVTAIGEEFYSGGTIWYAHGLSISAAALYQAALTSSNADDIQIVTTALSGNDVFNLSSYADRMSGFDGNDIIHGNSGGDTLYGGNGNDKLYGDQGNDLIFGDLGNDTILGGSGNDTINGGGGAGLLNGEGGNDSLIGGLGFDTIYGGSGYDTLVGGDGNDRVYGGDGRDRALLGNGNDLYTDNAQNDINGRDTVFGGAGNDTIKGGGGNDVFNGDDGNDWIAGGIGNDTINGGNQHDTIYAGGGNDVVNGGMGRDKAWLGDGNDRYTDAVQFGFNAHDEVFGMAGDDTINGGGGDDWLNGGTDDDVLTGGLGADSFVFLAGYGQDRVTDFADNVDTLVLDDALWGGGKTVAQVIADHASVVGSDVVFDFGGHSLTVAGVTNLGVFSDDIMVV; encoded by the coding sequence GTGGCGACTATTACATCATATTATGGGTTTGATATCTACAGCATCGACTTAAACTGGTTTTCTCGTAACTTTTGGGACTACTATTTTGGAAATGATACTTACTATAATTTCAATGGAATTACCTACCAAGATGTGTATGCGGTAAACGGTTGGGACGGCGTCGATGACCTTGTTCTAGGGTTTTTCGGCAGTGGATTTGTTGTAAATTCATCCGGCGCGGTCATGGGAGGAACGGTTACTGCCATCGGTGAAGAATTCTACAGCGGGGGCACTATCTGGTACGCCCACGGTCTCTCAATTTCTGCGGCCGCACTATACCAAGCCGCGCTAACCTCTAGTAACGCCGATGATATTCAGATTGTAACTACTGCACTTTCGGGGAATGACGTATTTAATCTTTCTTCCTATGCCGACCGTATGAGCGGATTTGACGGAAACGACATAATTCATGGCAACTCCGGAGGAGATACTCTTTATGGCGGCAATGGGAATGATAAACTCTACGGAGATCAAGGAAACGATCTGATTTTTGGAGACTTGGGTAACGACACTATTTTGGGCGGCAGCGGCAACGACACGATCAACGGCGGCGGCGGGGCGGGCCTGCTGAATGGCGAGGGCGGTAACGACTCGCTGATCGGCGGTCTCGGGTTTGACACGATCTATGGTGGTTCCGGCTACGACACGCTGGTGGGCGGTGACGGCAATGACCGGGTCTATGGTGGCGACGGCCGCGACCGGGCGCTCTTGGGGAACGGCAACGACCTCTACACCGACAACGCCCAGAACGACATCAACGGGCGCGACACGGTGTTCGGCGGCGCGGGCAATGACACGATCAAGGGCGGCGGCGGCAACGATGTCTTCAACGGCGACGATGGCAACGACTGGATCGCGGGCGGGATCGGCAACGACACGATCAACGGCGGCAACCAGCACGACACGATCTATGCCGGCGGCGGCAACGACGTCGTCAACGGCGGCATGGGCCGGGACAAGGCCTGGCTCGGGGACGGCAACGACCGCTACACGGACGCGGTGCAGTTCGGCTTCAACGCCCATGACGAGGTCTTCGGCATGGCGGGCGATGACACGATCAACGGCGGCGGCGGCGATGACTGGCTGAACGGCGGCACCGACGATGACGTGCTGACCGGCGGGCTCGGCGCGGACAGCTTCGTGTTCCTCGCGGGCTACGGCCAGGACCGGGTGACCGACTTTGCCGACAATGTCGACACGCTGGTTCTCGACGACGCGCTCTGGGGCGGCGGCAAGACCGTGGCGCAGGTCATCGCCGACCATGCCAGTGTCGTCGGTTCCGATGTCGTATTCGACTTCGGCGGCCACAGCCTGACCGTCGCAGGGGTGACGAACTTGGGCGTGTTCAGCGACGATATCATGGTCGTATAG
- a CDS encoding ATP-binding protein — protein MLYRKLELGLYGIVVAVSVAVGVMSERFDYRLQTQTLAAEIADKNQYFALRLEAAISQLVAWANGIAAAVALKPDINQSEFGAAAARLGEDTATLLNIALTTDNVVRRVFPLERNSALLGTNLRDLPDHADGIETANFTGKPTLVGPFDLMQGGRGFIMRLAFSAGSSDEQLSKRREMISIVVDSDRFFDVIDREAAAAGFNTVVSRGEDGAAIYGDPSVLNEQPIINNLKTPSSSWQVASAPISGWPSFSSRAPMIAGMILLRMFVVLGVLWFIFRLLRKQRQAEDQLAAAIEALDDGFALFDAEDKLTLWNRRYHELYKTSEDLLVRGATFEEIIRGGLARGQYPDATGQEDAWIRKRLASHLLGESVIEQQLDNGRWIRVAERRTRDGGIVGFRVDITELKLATEAAQAAERAKSNFISVLSHELRTPLTIVIGYTDLMTSIGYLPAVGDLRKSLALGTDPYADRQLDRLISTIEDMASKAQQSAKHLLSLINDLLDFSKLEAGKMRFDITDLEVAKPLHEVENLFRDSIEAKGLKFEVAGTAARVWADPIRLRQILTNLLSNAVKFTETGTIRVEASCEGDKVLFQVHDTGCGISDDIAGKIFGLFEQADSSSTRRAGGTGLGLAISKNLVELMGGGIGFESTPQSGSTFWFTVPMSSLTATVRVADTQAQPVRGDRRVAEY, from the coding sequence TTGCTGTACAGAAAGTTGGAGCTCGGCCTCTACGGCATTGTCGTTGCGGTAAGCGTAGCAGTCGGGGTGATGAGCGAGCGTTTCGATTATCGTCTGCAAACACAGACGCTTGCAGCGGAAATCGCCGACAAGAACCAATACTTCGCCCTTCGGCTTGAAGCCGCAATCTCCCAGTTGGTAGCTTGGGCAAACGGCATAGCAGCGGCTGTGGCTCTGAAACCGGACATTAACCAAAGCGAGTTCGGTGCGGCTGCCGCACGTCTTGGCGAAGATACGGCAACCCTGCTGAACATAGCCCTTACAACCGATAATGTCGTCCGACGGGTCTTTCCCCTGGAACGGAATTCCGCGCTGCTTGGGACAAATCTCCGCGATTTGCCAGACCACGCTGATGGTATCGAGACCGCTAATTTTACGGGTAAACCGACCCTCGTCGGGCCGTTTGACTTGATGCAGGGAGGTCGCGGATTCATCATGCGCTTGGCCTTTTCTGCCGGCTCATCGGACGAGCAACTTTCGAAACGTAGGGAAATGATCTCAATAGTGGTTGATTCGGACAGGTTCTTTGACGTGATCGACCGCGAAGCGGCGGCCGCCGGGTTCAACACAGTGGTGTCTCGTGGCGAGGATGGAGCAGCAATTTACGGCGATCCGTCGGTCCTGAATGAGCAGCCAATCATCAACAACCTGAAGACGCCTTCGAGCAGTTGGCAGGTTGCGTCGGCGCCCATCTCGGGATGGCCGTCATTTTCTTCCAGAGCACCTATGATCGCAGGTATGATCCTACTACGCATGTTTGTGGTGCTTGGGGTCTTGTGGTTCATCTTTCGGCTTCTGCGTAAGCAAAGACAGGCAGAGGATCAATTGGCCGCCGCAATCGAGGCACTGGATGACGGCTTCGCTCTATTCGATGCAGAGGACAAACTCACGCTGTGGAACCGCCGCTATCATGAACTCTACAAAACGTCTGAAGACCTGCTGGTGCGCGGTGCAACATTTGAAGAGATCATCCGTGGTGGCTTGGCGCGCGGCCAATATCCCGATGCGACAGGGCAAGAGGATGCGTGGATAAGGAAGAGACTGGCTTCCCATCTCTTGGGCGAAAGCGTGATTGAACAGCAACTTGACAACGGGAGGTGGATAAGGGTCGCGGAACGGCGAACTAGGGATGGTGGCATTGTCGGCTTTCGCGTCGATATCACGGAGCTAAAGCTGGCCACAGAGGCTGCGCAGGCTGCCGAACGAGCAAAATCGAACTTCATCAGTGTCCTTAGTCACGAATTGCGGACGCCGCTAACCATCGTGATCGGATACACCGACTTGATGACCTCCATCGGATATCTTCCCGCTGTTGGTGATTTGCGAAAGTCATTGGCTTTAGGCACCGACCCCTATGCCGATAGGCAGCTGGATAGGCTGATCTCCACAATCGAAGATATGGCCTCGAAAGCCCAACAATCCGCGAAACATCTGCTGTCTTTGATAAATGACCTGCTTGATTTCTCGAAGCTGGAGGCAGGTAAGATGCGATTCGATATAACGGATCTGGAAGTGGCAAAGCCACTCCACGAGGTGGAAAACCTGTTCCGGGATTCGATCGAGGCAAAGGGCCTGAAATTTGAGGTGGCAGGAACTGCGGCGCGCGTTTGGGCCGACCCGATACGCCTCAGGCAAATCCTGACAAACCTGCTGTCGAATGCTGTGAAGTTTACCGAAACGGGAACTATCCGCGTGGAGGCGTCGTGCGAAGGTGACAAGGTGCTGTTTCAGGTCCACGATACCGGCTGCGGAATATCCGATGACATCGCTGGTAAGATTTTTGGGCTATTCGAGCAGGCGGACAGCTCTTCGACTCGACGTGCCGGAGGGACGGGCCTTGGGCTTGCAATCAGTAAGAACCTAGTCGAGCTGATGGGTGGTGGGATCGGCTTTGAAAGCACGCCGCAATCCGGAAGCACTTTCTGGTTCACTGTTCCAATGAGCAGCCTGACTGCTACCGTTCGCGTCGCGGATACTCAGGCGCAACCCGTCAGGGGAGACCGCCGGGTCGCCGAATATTGA